The nucleotide sequence ATTTTTCTGATGTGACAGAAGAAAAGCTTTTAGAGGTCATGAAGAGCTTTGTAGGCGAATATGATCAGATTCCTCCTATGTTCTCAGCGAAGAAGGTTAATGGAAAAAAACTGTATGAGCTTGCTAGGGAAGGTAAAGTCATTGAAAGAAAAGCCTGCAGGATCATAATAAAAAGTCTTCGGCTTTTATCGTTTGAAAATGGTGAATACAGTTTTCTTGTTGAATGCAGTAAGGGCACTTATATCCGTTCTTTATGCCGAGATATAGGTGAAAAGCTTGGATGCGGTTCAGCTATGCTTTCACTTGTAAGAACCCGAGCCGGCGGTTTTGCAAAAGACGAAGCTATCACGCTTGATGAGTGTGAGAAAATTGAAAAGGCGGGAGAATTTCTTAAATATCTCAAACCTATGGATAGTGTTTTTGAAGATTATGAGAAATTTACAGCTGACGAAATCCTTGAGAAAAAGATTAGAAATGGTAATTCATTTACTGCTGCACTTAAGGACGGCAAATACAGGGTTTATTTACCTGATGGAACCTTTGCAGCGGTTTATGAACTGGAGAATAAAACAGCTAAAATATGCGGATATTTTCTGACGTAAAAAAATTTAAGAGTGAATCCGGAATCGGAAAATCCGGGACTGCACTGGCAATTGGAAAGTTTGATGGCATTCATTTGGGTCATCAGAAACTACTTGAAACAGTGAAGTCGTATAAAAACAAAGGGCTTGCCACAGTTGTCTTTACTTTTGATAAACCTATGGCGGCCTTTTTTTCGGGACATGATGTTCAGGTGCTCACCACTAATGAAGAGCGCAGGGAGTATCTGGCAGAACTGGGAATTGATTTTTTGATAGAATTTCCTGTTAATGATGAAACCATAAGCATAGAACCGGAGGTTTTTGTTAAAGATATATTGGTTCACCGCTTGAATGCAAAGGTTATTGCAGCCGGAAATGATTGCAGTTTCGGTAAAGGAGGAAGGGGTGATATTGAGCTCCTTCGTTCAATGCAGGAAAAATTTGGATATATAACTGTTGAAGTTGAAAAGATAAGCTTTGAAGATGACATTATCAGTTCAACACTTGTTCGTTCGATGGTTTCTGATGGAAACATGGAGACGGCTATGGAGCTGTTAGGACACCCTTATTCAGTTTCCGGCAGGGTCAGCCATGGAAGAAAGCTTGGAAGTTCTGAGCTTGCAATGCCAACAGTAAACATAATGCCCCGTTCTGACAAGCTTTTACCTCCGTTTGGTGTATATTTTTCAAACGTAATTATTGGAAGTTCGGTTTATCACGGCATTACAAATATCGGAAGGAAGCCGACTGTCTCAGACAATGA is from Lachnospiraceae bacterium C1.1 and encodes:
- the truB gene encoding tRNA pseudouridine(55) synthase TruB, giving the protein MKQQNNYNGIIPIMKEAGYTSNDVVAKLRGILHMRKIGHTGTLDPDATGVLPVCLGRGTKLVSLLTDTDKEYLCRAKLGITTDTEDISGKITSEADFSDVTEEKLLEVMKSFVGEYDQIPPMFSAKKVNGKKLYELAREGKVIERKACRIIIKSLRLLSFENGEYSFLVECSKGTYIRSLCRDIGEKLGCGSAMLSLVRTRAGGFAKDEAITLDECEKIEKAGEFLKYLKPMDSVFEDYEKFTADEILEKKIRNGNSFTAALKDGKYRVYLPDGTFAAVYELENKTAKICGYFLT
- a CDS encoding bifunctional riboflavin kinase/FAD synthetase: MRIFSDVKKFKSESGIGKSGTALAIGKFDGIHLGHQKLLETVKSYKNKGLATVVFTFDKPMAAFFSGHDVQVLTTNEERREYLAELGIDFLIEFPVNDETISIEPEVFVKDILVHRLNAKVIAAGNDCSFGKGGRGDIELLRSMQEKFGYITVEVEKISFEDDIISSTLVRSMVSDGNMETAMELLGHPYSVSGRVSHGRKLGSSELAMPTVNIMPRSDKLLPPFGVYFSNVIIGSSVYHGITNIGRKPTVSDNEAIGVETYIYDFNDDLYGEELKVDLLHWRREEIKFPNLDALKKQMHEDMNKGREFFSLT